A region from the Kribbella shirazensis genome encodes:
- a CDS encoding D-Ala-D-Ala carboxypeptidase family metallohydrolase, translating to MSITRPLPRLLAILLLFAATLTTSQVVATSVAHADGCYTWGRTLSQGASGEDVRQLQIRVSGYPGYGGHLAIDGAFGPATKAAVQRFQSAYGLVADGVAGQNTFNKIYALQDDDCTPIHFTYSELDDGCGGSGFDGGPLSAAATKANALETMWHLEALRHALGDQPLVVTSGFRSYSCNAQVGGASNSQHLYGRSADLVGNPSLCTLAKQARYHGFGGILGPGYPGHNDHTHLDIRTSNVWEAPSCGV from the coding sequence ATGTCCATCACTCGACCGTTGCCGCGACTGCTCGCCATCCTCCTGCTGTTCGCCGCAACCCTCACCACCTCACAGGTCGTCGCCACGAGCGTCGCGCACGCGGACGGCTGTTACACGTGGGGCCGCACCCTCAGCCAGGGAGCCAGTGGCGAGGACGTGCGGCAGTTGCAGATCCGCGTCTCCGGCTATCCCGGGTACGGCGGTCATCTCGCGATCGACGGCGCTTTCGGGCCGGCCACCAAGGCGGCGGTCCAGCGGTTCCAGTCGGCGTACGGACTGGTCGCGGACGGCGTCGCCGGGCAGAACACGTTCAACAAGATCTACGCGCTGCAGGACGACGACTGCACGCCGATCCACTTCACGTACAGCGAACTCGACGACGGCTGCGGCGGCTCCGGGTTCGACGGCGGCCCGCTGTCCGCGGCGGCGACCAAGGCCAACGCGCTCGAGACGATGTGGCACCTGGAAGCGCTGCGGCACGCGCTCGGCGATCAGCCGCTCGTCGTCACCAGCGGGTTCCGCAGCTACTCGTGCAACGCTCAGGTCGGTGGCGCCAGCAACAGCCAGCACCTGTACGGCCGGTCCGCCGACCTGGTCGGCAACCCGTCGCTCTGCACCCTCGCCAAGCAGGCCCGCTACCACGGCTTCGGCGGCATCCTCGGCCCGGGCTACCCCGGTCACAACGACCACACCCACCTCGACATCCGCACGAGCAACGTCTGGGAAGCCCCGAGCTGCGGCGTCTAG
- a CDS encoding DUF402 domain-containing protein yields the protein MNVVYLRKRKRPEGSGLWSAYLLGADAFGTWFYTPARSLFRGDNGEYCETAQLGPGGPGEHCVQLAPHDGWWFAYFRHSGLLHVDVSTTPALAGAEWTFEDLELDPFRRADGAIGTEDWDELATAHAAGLVSDVERDAAERAARSLERDFAGGAEPFGTVGWDKLAAAVALGLPPLTDFGDRPLS from the coding sequence GTGAACGTCGTCTACCTGCGCAAACGCAAGCGTCCCGAGGGTTCGGGGCTGTGGTCGGCGTACCTGCTGGGCGCGGATGCCTTCGGCACCTGGTTCTACACACCGGCGCGGTCGCTGTTCCGCGGTGACAACGGCGAGTACTGCGAGACGGCCCAGCTCGGACCGGGCGGGCCGGGTGAACACTGCGTTCAGCTCGCACCGCACGACGGGTGGTGGTTCGCGTACTTCCGGCACAGCGGGTTGCTGCACGTCGACGTCAGTACGACGCCCGCGCTCGCCGGCGCGGAGTGGACCTTCGAGGACCTCGAGCTGGATCCGTTCCGGCGGGCCGACGGGGCGATCGGTACGGAGGACTGGGACGAGTTGGCGACGGCGCACGCGGCCGGACTGGTCAGTGACGTGGAGCGCGACGCGGCCGAGCGCGCCGCCCGGAGCTTGGAGCGTGACTTCGCGGGCGGCGCGGAGCCGTTCGGCACGGTCGGCTGGGACAAGCTGGCCGCGGCGGTAGCGCTCGGGCTACCGCCGCTGACCGACTTCGGGGACCGGCCGCTCAGCTAG